Within the Flavobacterium sp. 9R genome, the region CCAAAAGCGCGCTACCTCCAATTATTGCCGGGACAATCAACCATTGTATTTTGGTTTTTTTGACTAATGCATAAAGTGCAAAAATACCTCCTTCACCATGATTGTCAGCGCTTAGAGTAATAAGAACATATTTTAAAGTAGTTTGTAGAGTCAGTGTCCAAAAAACACATGATACACCTCCTAATACCACATCTGGGTCGATGATGTGTTCGCCAAGTATGGCTTTCATAACGTATAAAGGTGATGTCCCAATATCACCATAAATAATTCCTAAAGAAATCAATAAACCACCTAAAGTTAATTTACTATGTAGGTCTTTGTGCGATGCGCTCATGGATAATTTTTAAAAAACTGCTTCAAATTTACATTTTTTAAATAAAATAAAGGATTTAATTACAATAAATAATAAAAAAACACGACCAGTTAGTCGTGTCTTTTTTATTTTGAGATTTGAGTTAAATACTTCTATTTGTTACTCTGTTTCCTCTACTTTCATTTGATGAGTTTTCTCTTCGTGAATTGGTACTGTTGGCTTCGGATCTTCTATTTTCATAAGAATTAGATGCTTTTTGCTCTGTTCTTTGAGATCTATTTTCTCTAGTATTTTGACTATTAGAATTTTTTGATTCCTGATCTCTTGAAGTAGCTTCAGTACTTCTGTTGTATCTATTATAGTTTGAATCGTTTCTTGATGATTCTACTCTAACTGATGGAGTTGCTCTTGAGTTATTATTGCTATAATCTATATCGCTTCGTTGATTACTATATTGTTGAGAATTACTTCTGTTTTCAGCATATCTTCTTGAAGGTTCAATTCTTGAATTGTTATAATTCCTGTTGGTATTAGATTCATAACGGGTTAAGTTTCGATTTGAACTGTAATTTTCTCTAGTTTCTCTTCTTCTTTCTAGCTCATAACGATTTGTTATTTCTGCATTTCTTCTTGAAAAAGAGTAATTTGGATAACTTCTTTCATAAGCATTATGACGGCTAGAAGCATATATATGAGGAGCTCTGTAACTGCTTCTGTAAGTAACATATCTATAGGAATTATGAACGTTTATACAGTGATTAATGTTACTTCTGTATCTATACACGGGAAATGGATTCCAGGCATAATAGTAGGATGGATAATAGTTCCAATTCCAGCTTGAATAATATGGTCGATAATTTCCTATCCAAAATGAAGCGTAAATTGCAGGTGTTCTATAATAAACAGGCTCATAAATATAGTTTGGACCATACATAAACACATCTCCAACCACTTGAACGCTTACATTATTATAGCGATCTTTTTCAACATCAATAGTTGCTACATCTTGAAATAAATCTCTACCCAAAACTGCTTGAATAACAATTACGTGTGTTCTTTTTTCAACAGATTCGATAACTCTTAAATAATCAACTTGGTTGTCATCATTAAGATCTAAGTTTGAAAGTTGGAGTCTTGGATCATTTAATCTTCTTTCAAAATCTTGTAAGTTCGAGGACTCACCAAAAACAGATGCTACTGCTTTTAAGTCTAAATTATCGCTAATTTCTCCGTTTTTGGCATAGATTGTAGTTCGGTCTTGTGCAGTTGAACATCCTGTTACAAGAGTTGAAACTATTGCAAATAAAAGTAGTTTAGTTTTCATAGCATTTGGTTTTAAAGTTCTTTAACCAATAATCCAATTACTGTGCCAATAAATGTTTTTTTTAATTATCAATATTTAAATATAATTGTATTTTAGCCTATATAAAATGTATTATAATGATAAAAAATATAGTAATTCCATTGTTTTTTAGTGTGTTAAGCTTCAATTGTTGTAACGCTCAAAAAAGCAAAAATAAAAGCAGTTTTTTTCAAAAAATTGAGATTGATACTTTGTTTAAAGATGAGATTAGTATCCGTTCATTAAATATTGAAGGCAACAAAGTATGGTTTGTAGCCAATAACAATCGATATGGTTTTTTCGATTTAAAGAAAAGAGAGAAGGTTATAAATAAAGTAGAGAAGGATAATTTAAAATTTGAATTTAGAAGCAGCGCAATTACTGCCAAACATTTTTTTGCTTTAACAATTGCCAGTCCAGCTTTATTGTTCAAAGTGAACAAAGAAAACTTGAGTACTGAGTTGGTTTATGAGAATTCTAATGATAAGATATTTTTTGATAGTTTGCAGTTCTGGAATTCAAAAGAAGGAATAGCTTTAGGCGACCCTATTGACAACTATTTTAGTATTATCATAACGAGAGATGGAGGACAAACATGGCAATCGTTACCAAAAGAAGTTTTTTTTAAAAATTTTGAAGATGAAGGTGCCTTTGCTGCAAGTAATACTAATATCGTCATTAAAGGAAATCATACTTGGATAGTTTCTGGTGGCAAAAAAGCAAGAATTTTTTACTCTCCTGATAAAGGAAAGTCTTGGACGGTAAATGATACACCAATCATACAAGGCCAACAAATGACGGGTATTTTTACGGCTGCATTTTATAATGAATCTATTGGTTGTATAGCTGGAGGGAATTATGAATTGCCGAATCAGAATTTTGGTAATAAAGCTATCACAAGGGATGGAGGTAAAACTTGGCAATTATTAGCCGAAAATAGTGGTCCTGGCTATATTTCATGCATACAATTTGTTCCCAAAAGTAAAGGAAATGGAATAGTGACCGTTGGTGCTACGGGCATTCATTATTCTGGCGATGGGGGCACAACTTGGAAGCAAATGAGCACAGATTCTTCATTATTTACCCTACGTTTTATAGATGCTTCTACTGCAATAGCAGCTGGCAAGAACAAAATGATTCGAATTTCATTAAAAAAATAAAACCTCATAAATTCAAAAATGAAGTTATGAGGCTAAAACTAAATGAAACTATTAATTAGTTTTTGTTGCGGTATTGTTGAAGTAGCTTTCTGTCAAAATCTACCTCAGATTTTCTTAGTTTTAGGATTTTTGTTGGAGGTAATATATTTCTTAAGGCCGAATTGAATTTTTTTCTAATTACATATTGTTCTTCATCTGTACTCTCAATTTGATTTAGGAAGGCCAAAGCCTCTCTGTCGCTCATATTATCCAAAGAACCATCGTTAAGTTTTTTGGCATAAGTTTTCATTTTTTGATGTCTTAATTCAAATTGTTTGTCATCATAGGCATTGTAAACTGGCCAAAATTTTTCAGCCTCAATTGATGTCAGATTAAGTTCAGTAGTTAAAAAGGCTACTTTCATAGCTTTTATCTGGTCTCTCTTTTCTTTTAATCTTTCATTTTGACCATAAGTGATTAAAGAAAGTAATAAAAACAAATACGGGAAAAGTTTCTTAATTGTCATGAGTTTTATCTTGTTTTGTTCAAAAGTTGCTGTTATTCGAGAATAAGTTGTTCTAAATTTTCTTCTTTTAGTAAATGTTCTTCAATGATTGTATTATCTGCAGGAGAAGATTCATTAAGTGTAAGTAAATCTTCATCCTCCAATTCACTTATTAACTCATATTGTGTTATATTTTGCTGATATGCCAAGTAGTTTTCTATACTTGCATTGTCAAGTTCCTGACTTGAACTGAATAAGGCCGTGTAAATAGGTATACTTAGAGCTAAAATAAAAATTGCAGCAGCTGCAAAAAGTAGTTTCTTTTTCTTTTGATAAAAAGAAATTACTTTAGGTTCATTTTTAGGCAATTCCTGAAGTAGTTTTGCTGAAAAATTTTCAAAATAATTTTCAGGGACACTAAATCCAGTGTTTATTTTCGGTTGGTTATCTAATTTAAATTCTTTCATATTTGTTTAAGACTTTAACAATGTCTAAAGGTTTAATTTTCGGTTACAAAAGCTTCAATTTTTTTTGTTGCATGATGATAAGAAGCCTTTAGTCCTCCTACTGAAGTTCCTAATATTTCCGATATTTCTTCGTATTTTAAATCTTCAAAATATTTCATTTTGAAGATTAATTGTTGCTTTTCTGGCAAACGTGCTATTGCTTGTTGTAATTTTAATTGAATTTCATCACCCTCAAAATAGACATCAGATTGAAGATTTTGAATTGTTTTTTCTTGTAATTCTTGAGAAGATAGATTGTTTTTTTTTGCCTTTTGACTTAAAAAAGTCAAAGCCTCATTGGTAGCTATTCGATACATCCATGAAAAAAGTTTGCTATCTCCTTTGAAATCTTTTAAATAACGAAAAACTTTAATAAATGTATTTTGCAAAACATCATCGGTATCGTCATGGTTTAAGACAATGTTCCGAATATGATGATAAAGTGGCTTTTGGTATTCCTTCAATAATTGCTCGAACGCTTTATTTTGCGTTTTCGGGTCTAATAATTGCTGGATAAATGCTTGTTCTTCTTGCAAGTTTTACACTTTTTTATGTTTAGAATAGCATTCTTTAAAAAGGTTTAATCTAAATGATTTATTTTTTAAAATTCTGATGGAATTTCTTCTTCTGCAGGTGTTTCTGTTACTGTTTTCTTTGGCTGTATTGTTCGCACAATAGGAGTAGGGATTACTTTAGGTTGTGTAGGCGAATAGATAAAGGTAACCCATTTTGAAGGCTGTCTTGACTCATTTTTGCCAATCGAGTAGACTTCAATATGTGAAAATTTAGTATCTCTTCGAATTGCTTTGTTAGTAAAGTAAGTATCTGTTTGTGT harbors:
- a CDS encoding oxidoreductase, which gives rise to MIKNIVIPLFFSVLSFNCCNAQKSKNKSSFFQKIEIDTLFKDEISIRSLNIEGNKVWFVANNNRYGFFDLKKREKVINKVEKDNLKFEFRSSAITAKHFFALTIASPALLFKVNKENLSTELVYENSNDKIFFDSLQFWNSKEGIALGDPIDNYFSIIITRDGGQTWQSLPKEVFFKNFEDEGAFAASNTNIVIKGNHTWIVSGGKKARIFYSPDKGKSWTVNDTPIIQGQQMTGIFTAAFYNESIGCIAGGNYELPNQNFGNKAITRDGGKTWQLLAENSGPGYISCIQFVPKSKGNGIVTVGATGIHYSGDGGTTWKQMSTDSSLFTLRFIDASTAIAAGKNKMIRISLKK
- a CDS encoding RNA polymerase sigma factor, translated to MQEEQAFIQQLLDPKTQNKAFEQLLKEYQKPLYHHIRNIVLNHDDTDDVLQNTFIKVFRYLKDFKGDSKLFSWMYRIATNEALTFLSQKAKKNNLSSQELQEKTIQNLQSDVYFEGDEIQLKLQQAIARLPEKQQLIFKMKYFEDLKYEEISEILGTSVGGLKASYHHATKKIEAFVTEN
- a CDS encoding sensor of ECF-type sigma factor, which codes for MTIKKLFPYLFLLLSLITYGQNERLKEKRDQIKAMKVAFLTTELNLTSIEAEKFWPVYNAYDDKQFELRHQKMKTYAKKLNDGSLDNMSDREALAFLNQIESTDEEQYVIRKKFNSALRNILPPTKILKLRKSEVDFDRKLLQQYRNKN